A DNA window from Arachis duranensis cultivar V14167 chromosome 3, aradu.V14167.gnm2.J7QH, whole genome shotgun sequence contains the following coding sequences:
- the LOC107478389 gene encoding UBP1-associated protein 2C encodes MAMDPTKKRKLDENGFSAAPAAPTDGDNHLMLTPTDARKIMERFTPDQLLDILQDAAVRHADVLAAVRSVADPDVSQRKLFIRGLGWDTTTDGLRSLFSTYGDLEEAVVILDKATGKSKGYGFVTFRHVDGALLALREPSKRIDGRVTVTQLAAAGNSGATTNAADVALRKIYVANVPPDLPADKLLAHFSHYGEIEEGPLGFDKQTGKSKGFALFVYKTPEGAQAALMEPVKTVDGRQLNCKLAITDGKQGKRGGAAPGGADGVQGHGHGHGHGNAHGHGDGMGMAPASVPGTLSGQYGGPVGNLGSYGAFAGGLQGQPPMGSHPLNSSVGGLGSVGNQAPPAMGGAGGYGSGLGGHYGGYGVPGSVGFGGMGGGAAGGGAGLGGGGAGGAGAGGLGAALGGAASMYRLPGSGGMPGSGYPESGHYSLSASSGYQNQHHPPAGASPVPRVPPGSMYPNVPPYY; translated from the coding sequence ATGGCCATGGATCCCACCAAGAAACGCAAGCTAGACGAGAACGGTTTTTCTGCCGCCCCCGCCGCACCAACCGATGGCGACAATCACCTCATGCTCACCCCTACGGACGCCCGCAAGATCATGGAGCGCTTCACCCCTGACCAACTCCTCGACATCCTCCAGGACGCCGCCGTCCGCCATGCGGACGTCCTGGCCGCCGTGCGCTCCGTCGCTGACCCCGATGTCTCCCAGCGTAAGCTCTTCATCCGCGGCCTAGGCTGGGACACCACCACCGACGGCCTCCGCAGCCTATTCTCCACTTACGGCGACCTCGAGGAGGCGGTCGTTATCCTCGACAAAGCCACTGGCAAGTCCAAGGGCTATGGCTTCGTCACCTTCCGACACGTCGATGGTGCACTCCTCGCTCTGCGCGAGCCTAGCAAGCGAATCGATGGCCGTGTAACCGTCACGCAGCTTGCCGCAGCAGGCAATTCAGGCGCCACCACTAACGCTGCTGACGTGGCACTGCGAAAGATCTATGTCGCGAACGTGCCGCCGGACCTCCCCGCGGACAAGCTGCTGGCGCACTTCTCGCACTACGGGGAGATCGAGGAAGGGCCGCTGGGGTTCGACAAGCAGACCGGAAAATCAAAGGGTTTTGCGCTTTTCGTGTATAAGACTCCTGAGGGGGCTCAAGCTGCTTTGATGGAGCCCGTGAAGACGGTGGATGGGAGGCAGTTAAATTGCAAGCTGGCAATTACGGATGGGAAGCAAGGGAAGCGAGGCGGGGCGGCGCCAGGAGGGGCTGATGGCGTTCAGGGTCATGGTCATGGCCACGGTCACGGGAATGCTCATGGTCATGGGGATGGGATGGGGATGGCTCCGGCTTCTGTGCCAGGAACGCTTTCGGGTCAATATGGCGGCCCAGTTGGCAATTTGGGTTCTTATGGAGCGTTTGCTGGTGGGCTTCAGGGTCAGCCTCCCATGGGGAGTCATCCGTTGAATTCTTCAGTTGGTGGGCTGGGCTCTGTTGGAAATCAGGCTCCCCCAGCGATGGGCGGGGCTGGAGGGTATGGGTCTGGTCTTGGAGGCCATTATGGTGGTTATGGTGTGCCTGGATCTGTAGGCTTCGGTGGAATGGGAGGTGGGGCTGCAGGTGGTGGTGCTGGTTTAGGAGGAGGCGGCGCAGGTGGTGCTGGCGCTGGTGGACTTGGTGCTGCTTTGGGTGGCGCTGCTTCAATGTATAGATTGCCGGGTTCAGGCGGAATGCCAGGTTCTGGGTATCCTGAGAGTGGACATTACAGTTTATCAGCTTCGTCCGGTTACCAGAATCAGCATCACCCGCCTGCTGGAGCCTCTCCTGTTCCTAGGGTTCCTCCTGGTTCTATGTATCCAAATGTTCCCCCTTACTACTGA